The sequence CAGTCCTTGCCCGACTTGTTAAACGTGTGACGTTTCGTTCTTTGTTTAGAGAATGTGCCAAAGAATACACGCCTATTTCACACCCCTTTAACCAAAGTATATTAACTATCAAGTAGAGACCGGGcgctattttttgtttcatcatTGTGGGATTTCACATAAAggtaatttattgttttatttcgtgCAAGCTCACGATTTAAACGGGTAACAGGCTTTAAACATTACACctcttaaattttatttatttcctcgCACAGAAAATCGATAGTGCACTGCATAATTCTTTAACGTCACACTGCGGCcaattgaaattaatttactGTTGCACCATAGAGAACTAATactgtatataataaaactatgcggcaaatcataattttatttcCTAACCGCTAGTTGGCGGTAGTGCACTGCACAGTTGTTTACCGACAAACTGCGCCAAATTAGACTTTAATTACAGACCGCTAGACGGGGGTAGTGCACcgcataatttttttaacgtcACCCTGCGGCACGATTACGtgacaaatatataacatgtgtTTCATGTGTCATATGTATGATACCTAAGTTAACGTGTACATACGTTATCACAATTAATATATACGTTACAATTgtcaaacaatatatattatatacacacAATGAATCATATTATCAAATGTTGGTTATGCAACAACGTTCATTGTGACAAATATCACGAGttatttcatttacttttcGCATCTTTCATGCCTTCTTTGGTTACGCCAATCCATTTTGCTCTCTGATCATCGTTGATATCCTCAGATTTCTCATAAGCTGCAATTGCTCTACGGTAACACTGGTAGGCATCGTTGGGTCGGGAAGTGTTTCTATAGGTGTCACCGAGACTGTTCAAACAATTTCCGTACACTGCATACTTTGCAGCTTTCTTCCCAAACACTCTTTTCATTATAGCGATCGcttctttcaatgttttttcgCAACCACTGAAATCACTAACCAAGCCCTCAGTGTATCCGATATAATTCAAACACCACACTTCTTGCAAACACCGATCTTCCTCGCTGACGTCATCAGATCGTCGAATCATTTCTCGCATGTAACGCATCAGTGGAATCACGTGGGTTCGAACGATCGGTTTCAATTCTTTATCACGTGATAACATTGCCTCGATAGATTTTCTGATCCCGAATGCACAATACACTATCCCGACCAAACCTGCTTTCGGTTGATTTCCATAAAACTCGGCACCGATTTGATCAAACAAAATCGATTCCATGTCTCTCCCTTCACCCCTGATAGTGTCAGCAAATGTGGCGATTTCATTCGGCGTGGTTTGGAATTTCTCTTTAAACAAATTCTTTAGTTGTTCTTTAATTCGAATCGCTTCTTGTCCCTTTTCAGCCAACATACAACATCGGTAATGGTTGACCAGGTCCTTAGATCCAATGACAGCTGGGTCGAACTGAATTCGATTTTTTGATACGCCATAAGCTTCataatactttttttcttgCAGCAATCGACCGTCatctaaaaaaaagaattaattaTATCCACACAAATTTAACCACTGTTGCATTTTAGCGCTATATTCACGGGCACCTacatcatatagtagggtgggggaagacgggactcGGAAAAAAACTGGAccttttgaaacaaattaagtttacgggtttttaataataaacaaaatcaacCATTTTTACAGTATTTTTCTATAGTATTCTTACAGTCCAACAAACTGCGCAGCAATGGcggttactgttgttaagtattttaaaatttgatgttGAACGTATTTTACCGTATATTCCTACTCTgcaaattaacaaattttaacctGAACCAAAAATCTCTTCAATCGTTGGTTTTCGTGACTTCACTGCACCACGTGATCCTGggaaaactgtttaaattaaatgtttaatctagattatttttaccaacaaACCTTGTTGGTTGAATTTCATATCTTGTAATGATGACGTAGCTTGCGATACGCTTGGTTGCTCAACCGTGTGGGTCACGTGTGCTACAAATAAATGGGAACTTGCGCTTTTGAGTTCTCGTAAGGTGTAtgcagaacaaccgtgttataacgactgtagttgctcTGNNNNNNNNNNNNNNNNNNNNNNNNNNNNNNNNNNNNNNNNNNNNNNNNNNNNNNNNNNNNNNNNNNNNNNNNNNNNNNNNNNNNNNNNNNNNNNNNNNNNNNNNNNNNNNNNNNNNNNNNNNNNNNNNNNNNNNNNNNNNNNNNNNNNNNNNNNNNNNNNNNNNNNNNNNNNNNNNNNNNNNNNNNNNNNNNNNNNNNNNNNNNNNNNNNNNNNNNNNNNNNNNNNNNNNNNNNNNNNNNNNNNNNNNNNNNNNNNNNNNNNNNNNNNNNNNNNNNNNNNNNNNNNNNNNNNNNNNNNNNNNNNNNNNNNNNNNNNNNNNNNNNNNNNNNNNNNNNNNNNNNNNNNNNNNNNNNNNNNNNNNNNNNNNNNNNNNNNNNNNNNNNNNNNNNNNNNNNNNNNNNNNNNNNNNNNNNNNNNNNNNNNNNNNNNNNNNNNNNNNNNNNNNNGGTACTACTGTCGTGTTGTAACGGTGACGTTGCGTGTGATACGTTCGGTTGCTCAACAGTGTGGGTCACATTTTCTGCAACAAGTCCATTATataaacaggcacgaggtgtataaaacaaaacactcgtgttataacgactgtcgttaccccgccacgcgaaatctgagttacataagtggttaCTCGTACGTGGACACGAattgtgtgaaacaaaacaaccgtgttataactactgtcgttgccctgtcacgcgagggtaaataagttacatacgtggtcactcgtaagcgggcacgaggtgtatgaaacgggacacccgtgttataatggctgtcgttgccccgccatgcgtggatataaataaataaagatcaTTCGTTTTATGAGAAATTTGTGCCTAAATGGCCCATCTTATACATGGTGCAAAATAGGCTGTATTACAGACATAAGGTATTTCACGGGGATAAACATAACACTTACGAACCTGCGTTTTCTATGTACATTCCAATATCCCTGAAAAAAGTGAGCTTTAGTGAACAATAGAACCAACAATTCACAACTTACCTGTTATCATTTCTATTTAGTACAATATTTGGTGTTACActgaaatgaaaatgaaatagGTCTTGCTGGTTTTCCATCGCCATTATTACACGTTACTTTCACTAACACTGTAGAACTGCCTTAACTATAATTGAATATGCCGTCTCCTACAGACTAAAAGGTAGAATGAAATGTTTGTTCATTAAACAGAGTAAATACAGAACTTCAAGTCGAACATTGTTTGGGGATTTTTGAAGCAAACGCACCGGCTCGAGCGTGTGTGCGCGCGCGGAAATAAAATCAGCCGGCAGGTATTTCGAGACGACTGCTTTAAAGGGGCAtactaacaaaaaaattgtgtttgatatgcctaaaggtaccatcaaagtttgccaaaacaaTACAGCTTGTAAAAGAATCGCGATCATTGAACAGAGTAAATATAGAACTTCAGGTCAAACATTGTTTGGATAGTACGGGGAATTTTTAAAGCGAACGCACCGGCTCGTGCAATCGTCTGCCCCAAGGTCTGCCCGAGAGTGTATGTGCACGCGCGTGTGCGCGCCCGGTTACGGGCGCGGAAATAGAATCAGCAGGCAAGCATTTCCAGTCGACTGGTTTAAAGGGATATACCAACGAAACATTTGTGTATTCATAGATATACTCAAGTATATCCGTAAGTAACCATCAAAATTTGCCAAAACGATACagcttctaaaaaaacaat comes from Ciona intestinalis unplaced genomic scaffold, KH HT000786.1, whole genome shotgun sequence and encodes:
- the LOC104266037 gene encoding uncharacterized protein LOC104266037 isoform X2, producing MAMENQQDLFHFHFSVTPNIVLNRNDNRDIGMYIENAGSRGAVKSRKPTIEEIFGSDDGRLLQEKKYYEAYGVSKNRIQFDPAVIGSKDLVNHYRCCMLAEKGQEAIRIKEQLKNLFKEKFQTTPNEIATFADTIRGEGRDMESILFDQIGAEFYGNQPKAGLVGIVYCAFGIRKSIEAMLSRDKELKPIVRTHVIPLMRYMREMIRRSDDVSEEDRCLQEVWCLNYIGYTEGLVSDFSGCEKTLKEAIAIMKRVFGKKAAKYAVYGNCLNSLGDTYRNTSRPNDAYQCYRRAIAAYEKSEDINDDQRAKWIGVTKEGMKDAKSK
- the LOC104266037 gene encoding uncharacterized protein LOC104266037 isoform X1; this translates as MAMENQQDLFHFHFSVTPNIVLNRNDNRDIGMYIENAAHVTHTVEQPSVSQATSSLQDMKFNQQGSRGAVKSRKPTIEEIFGSDDGRLLQEKKYYEAYGVSKNRIQFDPAVIGSKDLVNHYRCCMLAEKGQEAIRIKEQLKNLFKEKFQTTPNEIATFADTIRGEGRDMESILFDQIGAEFYGNQPKAGLVGIVYCAFGIRKSIEAMLSRDKELKPIVRTHVIPLMRYMREMIRRSDDVSEEDRCLQEVWCLNYIGYTEGLVSDFSGCEKTLKEAIAIMKRVFGKKAAKYAVYGNCLNSLGDTYRNTSRPNDAYQCYRRAIAAYEKSEDINDDQRAKWIGVTKEGMKDAKSK